From the Brassica napus cultivar Da-Ae chromosome A8, Da-Ae, whole genome shotgun sequence genome, one window contains:
- the LOC111200111 gene encoding berberine bridge enzyme-like 4, producing the protein MKETLSVLCLVLLVSVSEAAVTKPGIGEFLGCLRSWPSPESPITDDIFTADNTTTFLSSYLAYTKNTRFESPNYQTLLAIVTAKNLSHIQATVVCAKSNGVQIRIRSGGHDYEGLSYISSVPFVILDLFNLRSITVDVPSKQAWVEAGATLGELYTKISDASETLAFPAGVCSTVGAGGHISGGGYGNLMRKYGLTVDNVVDALIVDVNGKLLNRSTMGEDLFWAIRGGGGGSFGVILSWKINLVDVPEILTVFRVNKTLEQGGIDVLYKWQLVSSKLLDGLFLRALSQVVNRTITVEFYAQFLGRADELVAIVNQSLPELGLKRQDCLEMSWLNTTLFWEDLPVGTPTSVLLDRPSKPEKFFKSKSDYVKKPIPKEGIKKLWEALLEFNNNNIVYMQWNPYGGVMDTVPAAATPFPHRKGNLFEVQYYTSWLDANATMGSLDMMKKLYEVAEPYVSSNPREAFLNYRDIDIGSNPSNETNVEEAEIYGSKYFVGNLKRLMEVKAKYDPENFFKNEQSIPPARVKQ; encoded by the coding sequence atGAAAGAAACACTTTCTGTTTTGtgtcttgttcttcttgtttcAGTTTCCGAAGCAGCAGTCACGAAACCAGGTATTGGAGAATTCCTCGGATGCCTTCGTTCTTGGCCTAGTCCCGAATCTCCAATCACCGATGATATCTTCACTGCCGATAACACCACCACCTTCTTGTCTTCTTACTTGGCTTACACGAAAAACACGAGGTTCGAGAGCCCTAACTACCAAACACTGTTGGCCATCGTCACGGCAAAAAACCTATCTCACATTCAAGCCACGGTGGTATGCGCAAAGTCCAACGGTGTCCAGATACGTATCCGAAGCGGAGGCCATGACTACGAGGGGCTATCATACATCTCCTCAGTCCCATTCGTCATTCTCGATCTGTTCAATCTCAGGTCTATTACCGTTGACGTGCCAAGCAAGCAAGCTTGGGTTGAAGCGGGTGCCACGTTGGGAGAGCTCTACACAAAGATCAGCGACGCGAGCGAAACGTTAGCGTTTCCTGCTGGCGTTTGCTCTACCGTAGGAGCTGGAGGACACATAAGCGGTGGAGGATACGGGAACCTCATGAGAAAATACGGATTAACAGTGGACAATGTCGTTGATGCACTTATAGTTGATGTTAATGGCAAGCTCTTGAATAGATCTACAATGGGAGAAGATCTCTTCTGGGCGATtcgaggtggtggtggtgggagtTTCGGAGTCATCCTCTCTTGGAAAATAAACCTAGTCGATGTTCCAGAGATCTTgacggtgtttagggttaacaAAACATTGGAACAAGGCGGAATCGATGTTCTCTACAAGTGGCAGCTTGtctcatccaaactccttgatgGACTTTTCCTCAGAGCACTGTCTCAGGTCGTAAACAGAACCATCACGGTTGAGTTCTATGCTCAGTTCTTGGGTCGAGCCGATGAGCTTGTGGCGATAGTGAACCAAAGCTTACCTGAACTAGGGCTAAAACGCCAAGATTGTTTAGAGATGAGTTGGCTTAACACAACGTTGTTTTGGGAAGACTTACCTGTCGGTACACCGACAAGCGTTCTTTTAGATAGACCGTCTAAACCGGAAAAGTTCTTCAAGAGCAAATCGGATTATGTCAAGAAACCAATCCCTAAAGAAGGAATCAAGAAGCTTTGGGAAGCATTGTTGGAGTTCAACAATAATAATATTGTGTATATGCAATGGAACCCTTACGGTGGCGTGATGGACACGGTTCCGGCGGCCGCCACCCCGTTTCCTCATCGGAAAGGAAACTTGTTCGAGGTTCAGTATTATACGTCGTGGTTGGACGCAAACGCCACAATGGGTAGCTTGGatatgatgaagaagttgtacGAGGTTGCGGAACCGTACGTGTCAAGTAACCCGAGAGAGGCGTTTTTGAATTACAGAGACATTGATATTGGAAGCAATCCGAGTAATGAAACAAACGTTGAGGAAGCTGAGATCTATGGTTCGAAGTATTTCGTGGGGAATTTAAAGAGGTTGATGGAAGTTAAAGCCAAGTATGATCCTGAGAACTTTTTCAAGAACGAGCAGAGTATTCCTCCTGCGCGTGTGAAGCAGTAG